tataaccTTTCACAGCCACGTCATTTCTGTAAAAGCTGCCGGAGATATTGGACTAAAGGCGGTGTTCTCCGTAACGTCCCCGTCGGCGGTGGTTGCCGGAAAACAAAACGATCAAAATCTAAGTCTAACAGCAACAGTAACCGCTCCTCTAACGCCGTTAGTGTACGGAAATCGTCGAATACACAAAATTCGAGCAGTGATAGTTCGAGTCTTACGGCTACCACCACCACTGCTAATACTTCAGCCGCTGCCGGAGTTGTGTCTACCGATCATGTTCCCGTCGGTGTATCTGCAGCCGCCGAACCTGGAtcaggattcatgaacctaaacccTAGTTTTGATAATATGCCGATAAATCAGTCATCGGCTGAAAATAAAAACATGTTTTCGGAGGTTGGTAATTTTACGAACTTGATGACGTCATCGACAGCTCAATTACCGTACGGATATGACGTGTCACCGTTCACGTTGCACAACAATGAAGTTGGTGGTGTAGGGTTTATGAATGCACAAACAACTGATTGGAATAACGGTACGGATCAAGCGTTATTTGATTTAACAGGAACCGTTGATCAGTCATACTGGAGTCAAAGTCAATGGGATGATCAAGATTATGGCCATAATCATGATCATCAGATTAATTACCTTCCTTAGTAGAGGTACCAAATTATTAATCACATGAACAGTTTATCTATCTAAAAA
This window of the Rutidosis leptorrhynchoides isolate AG116_Rl617_1_P2 chromosome 7, CSIRO_AGI_Rlap_v1, whole genome shotgun sequence genome carries:
- the LOC139858182 gene encoding dof zinc finger protein DOF5.4-like, which translates into the protein MQDIHSIGRSGGGGGGRLFAATSGGDRRLRQHNHLHQGHTPPVLKCPRCESLNTKFCYYNNYNLSQPRHFCKSCRRYWTKGGVLRNVPVGGGCRKTKRSKSKSNSNSNRSSNAVSVRKSSNTQNSSSDSSSLTATTTTANTSAAAGVVSTDHVPVGVSAAAEPGSGFMNLNPSFDNMPINQSSAENKNMFSEVGNFTNLMTSSTAQLPYGYDVSPFTLHNNEVGGVGFMNAQTTDWNNGTDQALFDLTGTVDQSYWSQSQWDDQDYGHNHDHQINYLP